From a region of the Paraburkholderia hospita genome:
- the bamC gene encoding outer membrane protein assembly factor BamC translates to MTELRLTKRFAALLMAGGLVAGCGTSSPNKIDYKSDSKSKEVSLAVPPNMLEETADQRSLPPQSGQTSLSTLQQVQSDAPTAAVVAPAVSGMHIQRDGTESWLVLDNQGPDKAWPQIRRFWQEQGFLLVVDQRDKGVMETDWNETHPSINDGLIRSTLSKAMGNSYVTAERNKYRTRLEAAPNGGTYVFISQKGLREALSGVNNDTSKWEPKPNDPGLETEYLKRLMATLAKNDTGTRTASATAPADASPAGSQTPPNAATSGAKSAAAATAAQNVALAAQPSTPDVRSEDTSAQLSSTELTLGEPYDRAWLRVGLALDRSNFTVDDRDLTRGIYFVRYVDPKDMTSAEQGFWNQVFHGRKEKVAKQYRVNVRAVTPNQTRVAVVDDKGDVDSSPQAKQIMSLMVDQLH, encoded by the coding sequence ATGACTGAACTTCGTCTTACCAAGCGGTTTGCAGCATTGCTGATGGCAGGCGGTCTGGTCGCCGGCTGCGGCACGTCGTCGCCGAACAAGATCGACTACAAGAGCGACTCGAAATCGAAGGAAGTGTCACTCGCTGTTCCGCCGAACATGCTCGAGGAAACCGCAGACCAGCGTTCGCTGCCGCCGCAAAGCGGTCAGACGTCGCTGTCCACGTTGCAGCAGGTGCAAAGCGATGCGCCGACCGCGGCAGTTGTCGCACCCGCCGTCAGCGGCATGCATATCCAGCGCGACGGCACGGAAAGCTGGCTCGTGCTCGACAATCAGGGCCCGGACAAGGCGTGGCCGCAAATCCGCCGTTTCTGGCAGGAACAGGGCTTTCTGCTCGTCGTTGACCAGCGCGACAAGGGCGTGATGGAGACGGACTGGAACGAAACGCATCCGTCCATCAACGACGGCCTGATCCGCAGCACGCTGTCGAAGGCGATGGGCAACTCGTACGTGACGGCCGAGCGCAACAAGTACCGCACGCGTCTGGAAGCGGCGCCGAACGGCGGCACCTATGTGTTCATCAGCCAGAAGGGCCTGCGCGAAGCGCTCAGCGGCGTGAACAACGACACGAGCAAGTGGGAACCGAAGCCGAATGATCCCGGGCTCGAAACCGAATACCTGAAGCGCCTGATGGCGACGCTCGCCAAGAACGACACGGGCACGCGTACGGCCAGCGCGACGGCACCCGCAGATGCCTCGCCCGCCGGCTCGCAAACGCCGCCGAACGCAGCGACAAGCGGCGCGAAGTCGGCAGCGGCCGCAACGGCTGCACAGAATGTCGCGCTGGCTGCGCAGCCGTCGACGCCGGATGTCAGGTCGGAGGATACGTCGGCGCAGCTCTCGTCGACGGAACTGACGCTGGGCGAGCCGTATGACCGCGCGTGGCTGCGCGTCGGTCTCGCACTCGACCGCAGCAATTTCACCGTCGACGACCGCGATCTCACGCGCGGCATCTACTTTGTCCGCTATGTCGATCCGAAGGACATGACGTCGGCTGAGCAGGGCTTCTGGAACCAGGTGTTCCACGGCCGCAAGGAAAAGGTCGCCAAGCAGTATCGCGTGAACGTGCGCGCCGTGACGCCGAACCAGACGCGTGTTGCCGTCGTCGACGACAAGGGCGACGTCGATTCGTCGCCGCAAGCGAAGCAGATCATGTCGCTGATGGTTGATCAGTTGCATTGA
- a CDS encoding DMT family transporter, whose product MRTHRDSTARDTFTMNPVNILQLLILAALWGASFLFIRVGVSDFGVAPLMALRVGIGALFLLVVLVARRPLRESAATLRTRALPLLVVGILNSAAPFCLFAYAEITLSAGVTSVINATTPLWGAVVAFVWLKDRLSVLRTIGLAIGFAGVLMLVWDQIATPSGTNISPATTALAAAAALGATLLYGIAASYTKKHLTGVDALTVATGTMIGATIVVLPLAVATWPAVAPSVKAWGSVIALGVACTGIAYMLFFHLIAVAGPARAITVTFVIPIFGILWGAMFLGEHVSMGMIEGCAVILIGTALATGVVKRIPGFGGHRASERC is encoded by the coding sequence ATGCGTACGCATCGCGACTCAACTGCGCGCGATACCTTCACGATGAATCCAGTCAACATCCTCCAGCTTCTCATCCTCGCGGCCCTCTGGGGCGCGTCGTTCCTGTTCATCCGCGTCGGCGTGAGCGACTTCGGAGTCGCGCCGCTGATGGCGCTGCGTGTCGGCATCGGCGCGCTGTTTCTGCTGGTCGTGCTCGTCGCGCGGCGCCCGTTGCGCGAGTCGGCGGCGACGTTGCGCACGCGCGCGCTGCCGTTGCTCGTGGTCGGCATTCTCAATTCTGCCGCGCCGTTCTGTCTGTTCGCGTATGCGGAGATCACGCTGTCGGCGGGCGTCACCTCCGTGATCAACGCGACGACGCCGCTGTGGGGTGCAGTCGTCGCCTTCGTGTGGCTCAAGGACCGTCTGAGCGTGCTGCGTACTATCGGTCTCGCGATCGGTTTCGCGGGCGTGCTGATGCTCGTCTGGGATCAGATCGCCACGCCGAGCGGCACCAACATCTCGCCCGCGACGACGGCGCTCGCGGCGGCCGCCGCGCTCGGCGCGACGCTACTGTACGGCATCGCCGCCAGCTATACGAAGAAGCATCTGACGGGCGTCGACGCGCTCACGGTCGCGACGGGCACGATGATCGGCGCGACGATCGTGGTATTGCCGCTGGCCGTGGCGACGTGGCCCGCGGTCGCGCCGTCCGTGAAGGCATGGGGCTCGGTGATCGCACTGGGCGTCGCGTGCACGGGCATCGCCTATATGCTGTTCTTCCATCTGATCGCCGTCGCCGGTCCCGCGCGTGCGATCACCGTGACGTTCGTGATCCCCATCTTCGGCATCCTGTGGGGTGCGATGTTTCTCGGCGAGCACGTGTCGATGGGCATGATCGAGGGCTGCGCGGTGATTCTCATCGGCACCGCGCTCGCGACGGGCGTAGTCAAGCGCATTCCAGGCTTCGGCGGACACCGGGCGAGCGAGCGCTGCTGA
- a CDS encoding L-lactate permease has product MFHQFLTPIGNSLLPSFLVAALPIFVVLVLLGWARRPAWQASLAGLVVGLLIAIVGWHFPVGLALDSVAAGAVFACWPVMWIVVTAILLYNIAQYSGRFAAFRMWMIDNLPNDRRIVLVVIGFSFGALFEGISGFGTPIAITSSLLILLGFPPLEALTFTLIFNTAPVAFGALGVPITVLGAVTHLPTDALAKMVGRQLPFFALALPFYVIGVYAGFRNMLRVWPVLLVSGGSFALTQFVTSNFINYSLTDVLSSLVSLILTIAFLRVWRPAADPAFAINVDRVNETRGKITGAQGWYPWLIVSAVVIIWTISKIFMIGDVKVPWPGLDKAVFITLYNAPYGAIWDFQPLATGTAILVAALITAFVVKLKPGDFGRAIADTWVQTRIAILTVATIVGLAYLMNYSGMNYTLGLGVASVGAFFPLVSAFLGWVAVFLSGSDTSGNALFGNLQVVAANQLNLNPVLMAATNSSGGVMGKMISPQNISTGVATTNLKGKEGFVFAKTFKHSILLTVLLGILVWLQQNVLQWMIPH; this is encoded by the coding sequence ATGTTCCACCAGTTTCTGACTCCTATCGGCAATTCGCTGTTGCCATCGTTTCTCGTTGCTGCATTGCCCATTTTCGTCGTGCTCGTGTTGCTCGGCTGGGCGCGTCGCCCGGCGTGGCAGGCGTCGCTGGCCGGTCTCGTCGTCGGGTTGCTGATTGCGATCGTCGGCTGGCACTTTCCCGTCGGCCTCGCGCTCGATTCCGTCGCGGCGGGCGCGGTGTTCGCCTGCTGGCCCGTGATGTGGATCGTCGTCACGGCGATCCTGCTCTACAACATCGCGCAGTACTCGGGCCGCTTCGCCGCCTTCCGCATGTGGATGATCGACAATCTGCCGAACGACCGGCGCATCGTGCTCGTCGTGATCGGCTTTTCGTTCGGCGCGCTGTTCGAAGGCATTTCGGGCTTCGGCACGCCGATCGCGATCACCAGTTCGCTGCTGATCCTGCTGGGCTTCCCGCCACTCGAAGCGCTAACCTTCACCCTGATCTTCAACACGGCGCCCGTCGCGTTCGGCGCGCTGGGTGTGCCGATTACGGTGCTCGGCGCAGTCACGCACCTGCCCACCGACGCGCTCGCCAAAATGGTCGGCCGCCAGTTGCCGTTCTTCGCGTTGGCGCTGCCGTTCTACGTGATCGGCGTGTACGCGGGCTTTCGCAACATGCTGCGGGTGTGGCCCGTGCTGCTGGTGTCGGGCGGCAGCTTCGCGCTGACGCAGTTCGTCACGTCGAACTTCATCAACTACAGCCTGACGGACGTGCTGTCGTCGCTAGTTTCGCTGATCCTGACAATTGCCTTCCTGCGCGTCTGGCGCCCCGCCGCCGATCCCGCCTTCGCCATCAACGTCGATCGCGTGAACGAGACGCGCGGCAAGATCACGGGCGCGCAGGGCTGGTATCCGTGGCTGATCGTGTCGGCTGTCGTGATCATCTGGACGATCTCGAAGATCTTCATGATCGGCGACGTGAAAGTGCCGTGGCCGGGTCTCGACAAGGCTGTCTTCATCACGCTGTACAACGCGCCGTATGGCGCGATCTGGGACTTCCAGCCGCTCGCGACAGGCACCGCGATTCTCGTCGCGGCGCTCATCACGGCGTTCGTCGTCAAGCTGAAACCCGGTGACTTCGGCCGCGCGATCGCCGATACGTGGGTGCAGACGCGCATCGCCATCCTGACGGTGGCGACCATCGTGGGCCTCGCATACCTGATGAACTATTCGGGCATGAACTACACGCTGGGTCTCGGCGTGGCGTCCGTGGGCGCGTTCTTCCCGCTGGTGTCGGCGTTCCTCGGTTGGGTCGCCGTGTTCCTGTCGGGCAGCGATACGTCGGGCAACGCGCTGTTCGGCAATCTGCAGGTGGTCGCAGCGAATCAACTGAACCTGAACCCGGTACTGATGGCCGCGACCAACTCGTCGGGCGGCGTGATGGGCAAGATGATCTCGCCGCAAAACATTTCCACAGGCGTCGCGACGACTAATCTCAAAGGCAAGGAAGGCTTCGTGTTCGCGAAGACTTTCAAGCATTCGATCCTGCTGACCGTCCTGCTCGGCATTCTCGTGTGGCTGCAGCAGAACGTGCTGCAATGGATGATTCCGCATTGA
- a CDS encoding glycine zipper 2TM domain-containing protein: MKTFHRIGALATVIAVVASLSACDGMTTRQRDTAIGAGVGGAAGAAIGGNALSTLGGAAVGGVIGNQVGK; this comes from the coding sequence ATGAAAACCTTCCATCGAATCGGTGCGCTGGCTACGGTCATAGCCGTGGTGGCAAGTCTCTCCGCATGCGACGGCATGACCACGCGGCAGCGCGATACGGCAATCGGCGCGGGCGTGGGCGGCGCAGCGGGCGCGGCGATCGGCGGCAACGCGCTGTCGACGCTGGGTGGCGCGGCCGTCGGCGGCGTGATCGGCAATCAGGTCGGCAAGTGA
- the thiC gene encoding phosphomethylpyrimidine synthase ThiC, whose translation MNANPKFISADAHVDEAAVAPLPNSRKVYVTGSQPDIRVPMREITQSDTPTGFGGEKNPPIYVYDTSGPYTDPDAKIDIRAGLPALRQGWIEARGDTESLDGLSSDYGRERAADPATAQLRFPGLHRTPRRAQPGKNVSQMHYARQGIITPEMEYIAIRENQRRAEYLESLKTSGPTGEKLAAMMGRQHPGQAFGASAFGPNGLTEITPEFVREEIARGRAIIPANINHPESEPMIIGRNFLVKVNANIGNSAVTSSIGEEVDKMTWAIRWGGDTVMDLSTGKHIHETREWIIRNSPVPIGTVPIYQALEKVNGKAEDLTWEIFRDTLIEQAEQGVDYFTIHAGVRLQYVPLTANRMTGIVSRGGSIMAKWCLAHHKESFLYEHFEDICEIMKAYDVSFSLGDGLRPGSIYDANDEAQLGELKTLGELTQIAWKHDVQVMIEGPGHVPMQLIKENMDLQLEWCDEAPFYTLGPLTTDIAPGYDHITSGIGAAMIGWFGTAMLCYVTPKEHLGLPNKDDVKTGIITYKLAAHAADLAKGHPGAQVRDNALSKARFEFRWEDQFNIGLDPDKAREFHDETLPKDSAKVAHFCSMCGPHFCSMKITQDVRDYAAKEGMSDTDALKKGMEVKAVEFIKNGAEIYQRQ comes from the coding sequence ATGAACGCCAACCCAAAATTCATTTCCGCGGACGCGCACGTCGACGAAGCCGCCGTCGCGCCGCTGCCGAACTCGCGCAAGGTCTACGTGACCGGCTCGCAGCCCGATATCCGCGTGCCGATGCGTGAAATCACGCAATCGGATACGCCGACGGGCTTCGGCGGCGAGAAGAATCCGCCCATCTACGTGTACGACACATCCGGCCCGTACACCGATCCCGACGCGAAAATCGACATTCGCGCGGGCCTGCCCGCGCTGCGTCAGGGTTGGATCGAAGCACGCGGCGACACGGAATCGCTGGACGGTCTGTCGAGCGATTACGGCCGCGAGCGCGCCGCCGATCCCGCCACCGCGCAACTGCGTTTTCCCGGCCTGCATCGCACGCCGCGCCGCGCGCAGCCCGGCAAGAACGTCTCGCAGATGCACTACGCGAGGCAAGGGATCATCACGCCGGAAATGGAATACATCGCGATTCGCGAGAACCAGCGCCGCGCCGAGTATCTGGAGAGCCTGAAGACGAGCGGCCCGACGGGCGAAAAGCTCGCCGCGATGATGGGCCGCCAGCATCCCGGCCAGGCGTTCGGCGCCAGCGCGTTCGGCCCGAACGGACTGACGGAAATCACGCCCGAATTCGTGCGCGAGGAAATCGCGCGCGGCCGCGCGATCATCCCGGCGAACATCAATCACCCGGAAAGCGAGCCGATGATCATCGGCCGCAACTTCCTCGTGAAGGTCAACGCGAACATCGGCAATTCGGCCGTGACGTCGTCGATCGGCGAGGAGGTCGACAAGATGACGTGGGCGATCCGCTGGGGCGGCGACACGGTGATGGATCTGTCGACGGGCAAGCACATTCATGAGACGCGTGAATGGATCATCCGCAATTCGCCCGTGCCGATCGGCACGGTGCCGATCTATCAGGCACTCGAAAAGGTCAACGGCAAAGCCGAGGACCTGACGTGGGAAATCTTCCGCGACACGCTCATTGAACAGGCCGAACAGGGCGTCGACTACTTCACGATCCATGCGGGCGTGCGCCTGCAGTACGTGCCGCTCACCGCTAACCGGATGACGGGCATCGTGTCGCGCGGCGGCTCGATCATGGCGAAATGGTGTCTCGCGCATCACAAGGAAAGCTTCCTGTACGAGCACTTCGAAGACATCTGCGAAATCATGAAGGCCTACGACGTGAGCTTCTCGCTCGGCGACGGCCTGCGCCCCGGTTCGATCTACGACGCGAACGACGAAGCGCAGCTGGGCGAACTGAAGACGCTCGGCGAACTCACGCAGATCGCGTGGAAGCACGACGTGCAGGTGATGATCGAAGGTCCGGGCCATGTGCCGATGCAGCTCATCAAGGAGAACATGGACCTGCAGCTGGAATGGTGCGACGAGGCGCCCTTCTACACGCTCGGACCGCTGACGACGGACATCGCGCCCGGCTACGACCACATCACGTCGGGCATCGGCGCGGCGATGATCGGCTGGTTCGGCACGGCGATGCTCTGCTACGTGACGCCGAAGGAGCACCTGGGTCTGCCGAACAAGGACGACGTGAAGACGGGCATCATCACGTACAAGCTCGCCGCCCACGCGGCCGATCTGGCGAAGGGCCATCCGGGCGCGCAGGTGCGCGATAACGCGTTGAGCAAGGCGCGCTTCGAGTTCCGCTGGGAAGACCAGTTCAATATCGGCCTCGATCCCGACAAGGCGCGCGAGTTCCACGACGAAACCTTGCCGAAGGACTCGGCGAAGGTCGCACACTTCTGTTCGATGTGCGGCCCGCACTTTTGCTCGATGAAGATCACGCAGGACGTGCGCGACTACGCGGCGAAGGAAGGCATGAGCGACACCGACGCGCTGAAGAAAGGCATGGAAGTGAAGGCCGTCGAGTTCATCAAGAACGGCGCGGAGATTTATCAGCGGCAGTGA
- a CDS encoding EamA family transporter has protein sequence MALNFPDRFPFRLPQSHGGQIALALGVVYIVWGSTYLAVHVALGSFPPLLMSGLRNFFAGVGLFIFAMRRKPTWPPLTEIRNAGMVGTMLVGLSSGMLAYGMRTVGTGTAAVMVATVPLFATVIAAIAGRKIGRGEWFAVGLGLVGIGILSHGDQSSGSAGGSLAILCGALFWAGGAHLASRLKLPSDLFLSTSLQIGLGGAMSTLVAWVSGERMMDIHFLPVVAFLYLMLIGTMAAYVAYGFLIRHTSPIIASSCMYVNPVVAVALGALLLGEPVTRATVVATGVILASVGLSFWFDYRRRGLKDASA, from the coding sequence GTGGCGCTGAATTTTCCTGACCGTTTCCCGTTTCGCCTTCCGCAATCCCATGGCGGACAGATCGCGCTTGCGCTCGGCGTCGTCTATATCGTCTGGGGCTCGACCTATCTGGCCGTGCACGTCGCGCTCGGCTCGTTTCCGCCGCTGCTGATGTCGGGGCTGCGCAATTTCTTCGCGGGTGTCGGACTGTTCATCTTCGCGATGCGCCGCAAACCTACGTGGCCGCCCCTCACGGAAATCCGCAATGCCGGGATGGTTGGCACGATGCTCGTTGGACTGTCGAGCGGGATGCTCGCGTACGGGATGCGCACCGTCGGCACGGGCACAGCGGCCGTGATGGTCGCGACCGTGCCGCTTTTCGCCACGGTCATCGCGGCGATCGCCGGACGCAAGATCGGCAGGGGTGAATGGTTCGCGGTCGGTCTGGGGCTGGTCGGCATCGGGATTCTCAGTCACGGCGACCAGAGCTCGGGCTCGGCGGGCGGCAGTCTCGCCATTCTGTGCGGCGCGCTGTTCTGGGCGGGCGGCGCGCATCTGGCGTCGCGCCTCAAGCTGCCATCGGACCTGTTTCTGTCGACGTCGCTGCAGATCGGCCTCGGCGGCGCGATGTCGACGCTGGTCGCGTGGGTCTCGGGCGAGCGGATGATGGACATTCACTTTCTGCCCGTCGTCGCGTTCCTGTATCTGATGCTGATCGGCACGATGGCCGCGTATGTCGCGTACGGTTTTCTGATCCGGCACACGAGCCCGATCATCGCCAGCAGCTGCATGTACGTGAACCCGGTGGTCGCGGTCGCGCTGGGCGCGCTGCTGCTCGGCGAGCCGGTGACGCGCGCGACGGTCGTCGCGACGGGCGTGATTCTGGCGAGCGTCGGGCTGTCGTTCTGGTTCGATTACCGGCGGCGTGGCTTGAAAGACGCTAGTGCATAA
- a CDS encoding NADPH-dependent 2,4-dienoyl-CoA reductase, whose amino-acid sequence MSYPRLLSELDLGFTRLRNRVVMGSMHTGMEDRFWHYPKLAAYFRERARGGAGLIITGGISPNREGWLLPFGGTLNSVFDLHNHRKLTRAVHEEGGKIALQILHAGRYGYQPLVVSASALKSPISMFRPRALTLAGIARTVRAYARCARLAQRAGYDGVEIMGSEGYLLNQFLCPRTNRRDDAYGGSLENRKRLAREVVQAVRAACGERFIVVYRLSLIDLVEGGNTWDETVQIATALEAAGVTIFNTGVGWHEARVPTIVTSVPRAAFAPLAARLKAAVGVPVIVSNRINTPEVAEDLLAQGAGDLVSMARPLLADPEFVVKAAEGRADEINTCIACNQACLDHTFQNKRATCLVNPRAGRETELVYRPLASHQPPRAVAVVGAGPAGLSAATVAAARGHRVTLFDAAATIGGQFNLAMRVPGKEEFSETIRYFGSQLRRHGVDVRLGTRVDAALLAASAFDDVIVATGIVPRRPAIAGIDGPNVLSYVDVLRGAEVGRRVAVIGAGGIGFDVSEFLLHPADEPLPLSRESWADDWGVDLSVSGRGGLSAPRACVPVREIWLLQRKAGKLGAGLGKTSGWVHRAALARNQVRMLDGVTYRQITERGMLIEREGSEQWLDVDTIVVCAGQESLRDLYPATPHSSAADGPRFHVIGGASVATELDAKRAIREGAELAARL is encoded by the coding sequence ATGTCTTACCCGCGGCTCTTGTCCGAACTCGATCTGGGCTTCACGCGCCTGCGCAACCGCGTCGTGATGGGTTCAATGCATACGGGCATGGAGGACCGCTTCTGGCATTACCCGAAGCTCGCCGCGTACTTTCGCGAGCGCGCCAGAGGCGGCGCGGGCCTCATCATCACGGGCGGCATCTCGCCGAATCGCGAAGGCTGGCTGCTGCCGTTCGGCGGCACGCTGAACTCGGTCTTCGATCTGCACAATCACCGCAAGCTGACGAGAGCCGTCCACGAAGAAGGCGGCAAGATCGCGCTGCAGATCCTGCATGCGGGGCGCTACGGTTATCAGCCACTGGTCGTGTCGGCGTCGGCGCTGAAGTCGCCCATCTCGATGTTCAGGCCACGCGCGCTGACACTGGCCGGCATCGCGCGAACCGTGCGCGCGTACGCCCGTTGCGCGCGGCTCGCGCAACGCGCCGGCTACGACGGCGTCGAGATCATGGGCAGCGAAGGTTATCTGCTGAACCAGTTTCTGTGTCCGCGCACGAACCGGCGCGACGATGCCTACGGCGGCAGTCTCGAGAACCGGAAGCGCCTCGCGCGCGAAGTCGTGCAGGCCGTGCGCGCGGCGTGCGGCGAGCGGTTTATCGTCGTGTACCGGTTGTCGCTGATCGATCTCGTCGAAGGCGGCAATACGTGGGATGAAACCGTGCAGATCGCGACAGCGCTCGAAGCGGCGGGCGTCACGATCTTCAACACGGGCGTCGGCTGGCATGAGGCGCGCGTGCCGACCATCGTCACGTCCGTGCCGCGCGCCGCGTTCGCGCCGTTGGCGGCGCGTCTGAAGGCGGCCGTCGGCGTGCCCGTGATCGTCTCGAACCGCATCAATACGCCGGAGGTCGCCGAAGACCTGCTTGCGCAAGGCGCGGGCGATCTGGTGTCGATGGCGCGGCCGCTGCTCGCCGACCCCGAGTTCGTCGTGAAAGCAGCCGAAGGTCGCGCGGATGAAATCAACACCTGCATCGCGTGCAACCAGGCGTGTCTCGATCACACGTTTCAGAATAAACGCGCGACGTGTCTCGTCAACCCGCGCGCGGGGCGCGAGACGGAACTCGTCTACCGCCCGCTCGCTTCGCATCAGCCGCCGCGCGCCGTGGCCGTGGTCGGCGCGGGACCGGCGGGATTGTCGGCGGCGACCGTGGCGGCCGCGCGCGGTCATCGCGTGACGCTGTTCGATGCGGCTGCAACCATCGGCGGCCAGTTCAATCTCGCGATGCGCGTGCCCGGCAAGGAAGAGTTCAGCGAGACGATCCGCTATTTCGGCAGCCAGTTGCGCAGGCACGGCGTCGACGTGCGCCTGGGCACGCGCGTCGATGCGGCGCTGCTGGCGGCCTCCGCGTTCGACGACGTGATCGTCGCCACGGGCATCGTGCCGCGCCGCCCTGCGATTGCCGGTATCGACGGGCCGAATGTGCTGTCGTATGTCGACGTGTTGCGCGGCGCGGAGGTCGGGCGGCGCGTCGCCGTGATCGGCGCGGGCGGCATCGGCTTCGACGTCAGCGAATTCCTGCTGCATCCAGCGGACGAGCCGCTGCCGTTATCGCGCGAAAGTTGGGCGGACGATTGGGGCGTCGATCTGTCCGTCAGCGGGCGCGGTGGCCTCAGTGCGCCGCGTGCCTGCGTGCCCGTGCGCGAGATCTGGCTGCTGCAGCGCAAGGCCGGCAAGCTCGGCGCGGGCCTCGGCAAGACGTCGGGATGGGTGCATCGCGCGGCGCTCGCGCGCAACCAGGTGCGGATGCTCGATGGCGTGACGTATCGGCAGATCACGGAGCGCGGGATGCTGATCGAGCGTGAGGGCAGCGAGCAGTGGCTCGATGTCGATACGATTGTGGTGTGCGCGGGACAGGAGTCGTTGCGCGATCTCTACCCTGCTACACCCCACTCATCCGCTGCGGATGGGCCGCGCTTTCATGTGATCGGCGGAGCGTCGGTGGCGACGGAACTCGACGCGAAACGCGCGATCCGCGAAGGCGCTGAGCTTGCCGCGCGCTTGTAG
- a CDS encoding DUF4397 domain-containing protein: protein MKVIRTMVALIGAAALVSACGGSSNDVGKELGLQNPLIHFVHAIPSGPAVDFLVNGGALQKNISYKNVTNFANINTGQTSVAYAATGTTTALASGTFPDVAKGHEYTVIAVPGSSGADIGLIDDPFDKGLLSNSARVRGFNASLNASNLDLYLVPANNTNITSASPTLAGVSFKNAVPASGQDSVYVSGGTYVLIATTAGSKTPIFQSSSFDLANNADWLVTSVPIGGVLSQLLPNQIHLLVAQGGNTTQPALELTNTLNGQ, encoded by the coding sequence ATGAAGGTTATCAGGACCATGGTGGCGCTCATCGGAGCGGCCGCGCTAGTGTCGGCGTGCGGCGGAAGTTCGAACGACGTCGGCAAAGAACTCGGGTTGCAGAATCCGTTGATCCATTTTGTGCACGCTATTCCAAGCGGCCCAGCCGTCGACTTCCTCGTCAACGGCGGCGCGTTGCAGAAGAACATCTCGTACAAGAACGTGACGAACTTCGCCAACATCAACACGGGACAGACTTCGGTTGCGTATGCGGCGACGGGGACCACGACGGCGTTAGCGAGCGGCACCTTCCCCGATGTCGCGAAGGGCCACGAGTATACGGTGATCGCGGTGCCGGGCTCGTCGGGCGCTGACATCGGTCTGATCGACGATCCGTTCGACAAGGGGCTGTTGTCGAACAGCGCGCGCGTGCGGGGTTTCAATGCGTCGCTGAACGCATCGAATCTCGACCTGTATCTGGTGCCAGCGAACAACACGAACATCACGAGCGCCAGTCCGACGCTGGCAGGCGTGTCCTTCAAGAACGCGGTGCCCGCGAGCGGCCAGGACTCGGTCTACGTATCGGGTGGCACGTATGTGCTGATCGCGACGACGGCGGGCAGCAAGACGCCGATCTTCCAGTCGAGTTCGTTCGATCTAGCGAACAACGCCGACTGGCTCGTGACGTCGGTGCCGATCGGCGGCGTACTCAGCCAGTTGCTGCCGAACCAGATCCACCTGCTCGTCGCGCAGGGCGGCAACACCACGCAACCGGCGCTTGAATTGACCAATACGTTGAACGGCCAATAA
- a CDS encoding entericidin A/B family lipoprotein has translation MTRLIALLLLAGTTLLAACNTMAGAGQDISKGGNAITNSAEKHSD, from the coding sequence ATGACACGACTCATCGCACTCCTGCTGCTCGCGGGCACGACACTGCTGGCCGCCTGCAATACGATGGCCGGCGCCGGCCAGGACATCTCCAAGGGCGGCAACGCGATCACCAATTCGGCCGAGAAGCACTCCGACTGA